A DNA window from Hevea brasiliensis isolate MT/VB/25A 57/8 chromosome 2, ASM3005281v1, whole genome shotgun sequence contains the following coding sequences:
- the LOC110669262 gene encoding peptidyl-prolyl cis-trans isomerase FKBP18, chloroplastic, which yields MLHRDNVAFLLDSHNHIYFFFSTAMASLRSFDRWTINHLQIVSKSRGLTQEHSKQLILSTPTSRRCAILISSLPFSLVSLPPLSEARERRNKKAIPLEDYLTTPDGLKYYDIVEGKGPLAEKGSTVQVHFDCIYRGITAVSSRESKLLAGNRIIAQPYEFKVGAPPGKERKREFVDNPNGLFSAQAAPKPPAAMYSVTEGMKVGGKRTVIVPPEAGYGQKGMNEIPPGSTFELNVELLQVMPPEEK from the exons ATGCTGCATAGAGATAATGTGGCTTTTTTGTTGGATTCTCATAACcatatatacttttttttttcaacggCCATGGCTTCTCTGAGGAGCTTCGATAGATGGACCATTAATCACTtgcaaattgtttcaaaatccagAGGATTAACGCAAGAACATTCTAAACAACTCATCCTCTCAACACCCACTTCGAGAAGATGTGCAATTTTGATATCTTCATTGCCTTTCAGTCTTGTTTCGCTCCCTCCATTATCAGAGGCCAGAGAGAGACGCAACAAGAAAGCTATCCCTCTTGAAGATTATCTCACCACCC CTGATGGACTCAAATATTATGATATTGTTGAGGGAAAAGGTCCGCTAGCTGAGAAAGGATCAACCGTTCAG GTGCACTTTGACTGCATATATAGGGGTATAACAGCTGTTTCAAGTCGGGAATCTAAGCTTTTGGCTGGAAATCGTATAATTGCACAG CCATATGAATTCAAAGTTGGAGCACCTCCGGGCAAAGAACGGAAGAGAGAATTTGTAGACAACCCAAATGGTCTATTCTCTGCACAGGCTGCCCCAAAACCCCCAGCTGCTATGTACTCAGTAACAGAAGGGATGAAAGTAGGAGGAAAG AGGACTGTAATCGTTCCTCCTGAGGCTGGCTACGGCCAAAAAGGAATGAATGAAATCCCA CCAGGAAGTACATTCGAGCTGAACGTTGAGCTTTTGCAAGTAATGCCACCAGAAGAAAAGTGA
- the LOC110669244 gene encoding MLO-like protein 9 encodes MAGGEAPGARELDQTPTWAVSAVCAAIVMISIILEKVLHWTGEWFQERHKKALFEALEKVKAELMVLGFISLLLTFSQSYISQICIKEKYANTMLPCPKKGEYDEHNKSPFSDPTGTSGKSPFSVPTGTSDKSPFSEEEHHRRLLWYDRRFLGGDTKVKGCKPGYVPLISVNGLHQLHIFIFFLAVFHVIYSAITMMLGRLKIRGWKEWEIESLKAHDTMNDPTRFRLTHETSFVKSHSNFWTKTPALFYIVCFFRQFFRSVSKADYLTMRHGFVSVHLAPGSKFNFQKYIKRSLEDDFKVVVGISPLLWASVVLFLLFNVHGWEAMFWLSVLPLFVILAVGTKLQAIITDMALEILERHAVVQGIPLVQVSNRHFWFSWPQLFLYLIHFVLFQNAFELTYFLWIWYEFGLKSCFHENLTVNYIRVALGIGAQFLCSYITLPLYALVTQMGSTMKRSIFDEQTSKALKQWHKKAAKKKHDGKPEHIATRTLGGSPGDSPPPARLGEQPGDHKMPDVEADQTANIMATVDITGDQQHPNKPYVQRDLLS; translated from the exons ATGGCAGGTGGAGAAGCCCCAGGTGCAAGGGAACTTGACCAGACACCCACATGGGCAGTTTCTGCAGTTTGTGCTGCTATTGTTATGATCTCTATCATTCTGGAGAAGGTTCTTCATTGGACTGGAGAG TGGTTTCAAGAAAGACACAAGAAAGCTCTGTTTGAAGCTCTTGAGAAAGTTAAAGCAG AACTTATGGTTTTAGGATTCATATCCTTGCTCCTGACATTCAGTCAGAGCTACATTTCCCAAATCTGTATTAAAGAAAAATATGCAAACACAATGTTGCCTTGCCCCAAAAAGGGTGAGTATGATGAACATAATAAATCTCCCTTTAGCGACCCCACGGGGACGTCCGGTAAATCTCCCTTTAGCGTCCCCACAGGGACGTCCGATAAATCTCCCTTTAGCGAGGAGGAACATCATCGCAGGCTTCTATGGTATGATCGCAGATTTTTAGGTGGTGATACCAAAGTTAAAGGATGCAAACCG GGATATGTGCCGCTCATATCTGTGAATGGACTGCATCAGCTGCATATTTTCATATTCTTTTTGGCAGTTTTTCATGTGATCTACAGCGCCATAACAATGATGCTTGGAAGATTAAAG ATTCGTGGATGGAAAGAATGGGAAATTGAGAGTTTAAAGGCGCATGATACCATGAATG atcCAACAAGATTCAGACTCACTCATGAGACATCATTTGTAAAAAGCCACTCAAATTTCTGGACGAAAACGCCAGCCCTCTTTTACATT GTGTGCTTCTTTCGACAATTCTTTAGATCCGTTTCAAAAGCCGACTACTTAACCATGCGACATGGATTTGTTTCT GTTCATTTAGCTCCCGGAAGTAAGTTCAACTTTCAGAAGTACATTAAAAGATCATTAGAAGATGACTTCAAGGTAGTCGTGGGAATCAG TCCTTTACTCTGGGCTTCTGTAGTGCTCTTTCTGCTTTTCAATGTTCATG GATGGGAGGCTATGTTCTGGCTTTCTGTTCTTCCTTtattt GTAATCTTAGCAGTTGGAACAAAGCTTCAAGCAATAATAACAGATATGGCACTAGAAATTCTAGAAAGACATGCTGTTGTCCAAGGAATACCACTTGTGCAAGTCTCTAACAGGCATTTTTGGTTTAGTTGGCCTCAGCTATTCCTTTATCTCATCCACTTTGTCCTGTTTCAG AATGCATTCGAGCTAACATATTTCCTCTGGATATGG TATGAGTTCGGGTTGAAATCATGTTTTCACGAGAATTTAACTGTCAATTACATAAGAGTTGCTCTCGG GATAGGAGCTCAGTTTCTCTGCAGCTACATTACACTTCCGCTTTATGCCCTTGTTACTCAG ATGGGATCGACCATGAAGCGATCAATCTTTGATGAACAAACTTCCAAGGCCTTGAAACAGTGGCACAAGAAAGCTGCAAAGAAAAAGCATGACGGGAAGCCTGAACACATAGCTACCAGGACCTTGGGGGGAAGCCCAGGTGACTCTCCACCACCAGCACGTCTAGGAGAGCAACCAGGGGATCACAAAATGCCAGATGTTGAGGCAGACCAGACAGCAAACATCATGGCTACTGTGGATATTACTGGGGATCAACAACACCCTAATAAGCCATATGTTCAACGTGATCTACTAAGTTGA